One Nicotiana tabacum cultivar K326 chromosome 23, ASM71507v2, whole genome shotgun sequence genomic window, TCAACAACTCCAAATAACCTATATACTATTCAAAAGCTCAAAATATGAATTGGAGCGCAATAATTCAAATGTCAAACTTGAGTTAAACTCTTAATtttttaagttcttcaaattgttaACTTCCAAGTTAAAGTGCCTACTCCTTCTCGAGCTATCCAAGATCCGATCCAAACATAAgcacaaatccaaaatcatcatacgctcctattggaaccttcaaatcttgattccgagTCCATTTATCCAGAATGTTGACTTTGATTAACTCTCTTAACTTTAAACCTATAGTTATGAATTAGGTATTCCAAATCACTCTCGAATCTGATGAGATCTATTCTAACTATACTCGCAAGTAAAAAATACCAAATGAACCTACGGGAAGTATCAGATAAGAAAACAATGCcatataactcaaaataactgATTGAGTCGTTACAATCAGGATATCGGTCGAGCCTAATCGAATTCCAATACATATATGATCGAGTTTGACcttttaatattatatatatatatattgctacaCCTTTAGAGAAAAAAGATTATTCATAATGAATagattaattaccaaaaaaataagAAACAATTAGTTTGACCGAGATTGGTATATTCTATTGTCATTTAAAAGCTCCATAATACTCCTTGAGCGTGTAAATGATGAATACCTTAGTTGGGATATTGTTTTGATATGTTATTGTAACATGATTTGGGTCAGTTTGAAAACCTCCTCGTGTACATGCATTGTATGAGTAGCAGAATAAGTATGGTGCCGCCGATCACGCGACTCTTGTGATTTTGGTGTGCGACAGGGACATTCTAGTCCCACCAACTAGGATGATAACCTTCTCATTTAGCAACAAAAATAGTTGCCTTTCTAACTTTTTGTTCGATTTCTCATTATTTTTATGTTCTAAATGACTCAAATTCCAAGAAAGCACACAATACAAAATGTCTTAAGGCCTCTTTAAAATAACATGATCTCATTTTTTGatctttctttaattaattttcaaCGGTTACAATATACAATCTCAAGACTTTTAGAAATTCTTTAAAATAACATGAAATCATCTTTAGATCCTTCTATAATTATTTTTGAAGGATATGAAATTCAACACTCTTTTTATGTATCGTTTTTTCGAATTGATGAATTATTTCTCCACTCATAAGAAAAATTTATTCTCCAATATTTAGTGTTCAAAGGAATTGATGCTAGAGACCAGAAGCTGGTGTGATATAAGTTTTTATTTTCCATCTTGATCTTTTTTTTCATCCTATTATCATTAAAAATGATTAAATTATTGATAAGAATTGTTAAGTGAGGAAAACAAGATATAGTAAAATTATATAAtagaaataacaaaataatatgaGGGGTTTCTAATAAATTATTATTCTCTTATTCCATCAGAATTAGGAAAATTATGCTTCCCATTCCTATACCATAATTTAAACATTTTATTCTATCAATAGATAAAGTAAATTATTGaccaatattaaaaaaataaaatattttgtcaTTAATTAacagaaagtaaaaaaaaatcataaaacattgatatttatttacaaaaaaataacTAAGTAATGTAGGAAAATAGAAATTCAACcttgaataaaaatataaaatgaagctATAGAGTAGTAATTGGGAAAGGAGGGTTTTACCAATTTGCATTTTCCAGCATAGAATACAGGCACACCCCATTTGTTTGATACTATAAATAAATTCAGAGAGCCACAGATTCACTTTTCTTCGAAAATGGTGAATCAGCAACAAATACAGAGTCGTCTCGAAGCAGTACCTCTTCTAGTGGTCATACTTATCGGTGCCCATGTCCTCGCTTTGGTACTTTCTCTTATTACCTTTTAATTATTAGTTGGCGTAGTATGATGACAATTTGGTTAGGGTAGAGTATTTGATTCATTATGATGGAATTTGTGTAGGTGTACTGGATTTATCGACTAGCAAATCAGAAGCAACCCCTGAGGCTTAAAAAACACTAGGATTCCCTTCATTTTTTCGGTCCTAtgtctctcttttttttcctgtTGAAATTTTATGTTTGGGGATCATCGAATTGCTTGAGaatttcagttgttgaaagttGAATGGGGATATTTGGTTTGTATATTTTGTTATAGACTGGATATTTTGTGCTTCAACTTGTACTGGGTTGGAACCCCTTGGTCCCTTCTTACAACAATTTCACTTTTGGTTAATGATTGGCAACTTTAGATATTAAAATTTCTTGAGAATTTGGGTTCTTGAAATTTTAATAGGTAATCTGTTATCTAACCTAGACATGAATATGAGCTTcctattctttttttattttttattttttaaaggtaTTTCATCAAGAAAGTGTAAAGGTATATACATAGGGAGTAGATTATCACTGCTGCAAGTGTAAAGAGCCCAAAAAATCTATAATGCCTGCCCCTCTACCCTTCTTCACCTTAAATATCAGGCTTTTGtatgcaacaacaacaagaagaagaacaacaacaaaccagtgtaatcccacaagtggggtctggggagggtagagtgtacgcagaccttacccctgcctttAAGAAGGCAAACAAGGTTCGGATATATGACAAGTGCTTAATCCACATATTACGCATTGCActcttaccactagaccaaagtCTTGGGAGTATCTATTACTCATGATGAGTAAAATGTGATGAGATAATCTAACTTTAGcatctttttatttgattaagaaagaaagaggaaaagaagCAATGAGCTGTGTGCGCTTGTAGCATTTCAAAATTGTTGAAATTTGAGCATGCATCAACACTTATATGATGTTCTCAACTTTTGAGAAGCTACAGGAATCTAGATGAGGAATTAAGAAGAAACGAAGAACGAGTTTCCAAATTGGGTTCGCAGTTAGCAACTTTGATCTTTGTGTTCTATAAGTCCATTTAAGCTCAAATGATCATGATTTTTGATTTAAAGATTCATTTGAAATTGTATTTTTTCCCTATATTCTACTATCTTCTACCCCTTGATCCAATTTATATGCGGTATTTTCTATTTTTGCGAGGCCACAAATATGACATTCAAAAATTCAGAAacttattttcaatcaattttttGAGTTTGAACTCTGATGGGATGCTGTTTGATCATACTGGCTTTTCAAGAACTATTCAAATGCTTTCATCCACTTTAGCTTACATAATagcaaatcaaaataattttttaagcTTTGTATCAAGTCAAATGGTGTTGCATAAATGGGAGAGTGGGAGTATTTGTGATGCTAATGACCCATCCAAGATAATGCATTTACCTTATTTTGGATTCATAATGGCTTAATAATTTCTTAAGATCCAGAGGGTTAAACAAAACTCTCTTCTTGTCAATTGAAGaattttgtgtgagaaaatcctgtgttttcttatttattccttCGTTGTTCTTTCGTTATGGTGGTTCGAGGCTATTGTTTAATATACTGATTCTACATTCTTCACCCAAATTCAAATGATTTTGTTCCTTTAAATTTCTTTTTAGATTTTGTTTATTCTCTTTCCTTATGTATTCCTACTATTAATAAGCGGGAGACGAGAGCTGCATCCGGTTAAAGACAGAACAACATCCGGTTAGAAAGCGAGTCAGAAGGGTTTAATTGTAGTTTAATCAAAATGCCTAACATTATAGTTCGACACTTGCTGCCCGCTTTCTCCAGGTTTGACACGTTGCTACCTAGCAAAATTTTCGGTTGCACTCGGCTTCCTCTGTTTTCTTTGTGCAAATCTTTGATGATTTCTCAAGTTCCTGCTCTTCTTTACGCCGTCTTTCAGTTTGCCGTTTGCACGTTCCTGGACTAGCTCTCTTGCTATTTGTCTGATATACAGTAAAGGTATGATTACCACAGTTATTTAGATTTGAGATTCAGCTGGTTTTTAATCTGAACAATATTTGCTTCTCATGTTTTGAACTTGGATAGAAGATTTAGACTATTTCTGTGTGAAATTTTAAGCTAATTTGTGATGTGTTGTTACGCTCACTGTTCTGCGTCTTCAACTTGCTCTTTCCCGGGCTTACTCTTAATTTTCATCTGTTCGACTTATGTCGAAGTGCAGTAAGAACAGATTTGAGTCTGTTATTATACAAACTGCCTTTGGGTTTGCATTAGAAGTGTTTGCGAAATTGCCGGAAAGAAACTACGATTGACCTAAACTGTTTTTTAATATACTGTTTCAAGAAATCTTAACTCACACCTTCAAATGATTTAAACGTTTGGTTTACCTTTATAAAATCAGCTTCTGCTGTCAGTTCTTGCGATCAATTTGATAACCCTATTTCTTCAAAATTTGAACTTTTTGCTTTTTgggtctttttttttggtttattctTGAAGTTCTTGGAAGCTGTTGCTTCCGATGGGTTCTTTCAGTTCTGGTCTTATATAAACATTACTGTAATCTTGAGAATTGAGAGAATTATTGGAAGAAAAATTAGAACTTTTGCCTTTTTAAAAGTTTTAGTTACTTTGGACTATATATTGTGATCTGTGATGCTTTTTCTTCAAATGAAGGTGTGTATTACTAATTCCAGCTTAGATCTTAATGTACTTAAGATACTTTGGTCAATTAGTTCACAAGAAAAAAGATTCTTGGAGTTCCTTGACATGTGGAATGCTACTACATAGAAAACAAGCCATGAGAAATTCATGGTTCCCAATACTTTGGAAGAATTTGATGTAATGTTTGGTCAAAACATAAATCTCATTACCTACTTCATAGttatgtttttctatttttttgttcaatTAGCTGTGGACCAAATCAATTTATGAAATACTTTTAAGATTAGGTGAACATACAATTTTAGCAAAGGATTCATGAACTAGTAACAAGTTGGTCAATTTGTTGTTCTTATACATTAGCCTTTGATATGCCACCAACTTGAGCTTGTGGGTGCTATTTATTGTTGGGAAGATTGAGAAATAGCTAGAAATGCCACCAGCTAGAGCTTGTGTGGGTCCTATTCTACACAAAGATAAGTTTACTTTGATAAAAAAGAGATTTAAGGACTAGCTAGAGGATGAAGTAGCTTTCTATCAGGAGTTATTAATTGGTGCATGAACATTAATTAACGAGGGTCCGAAGCCATGAAGACAAATAGCATATGAACATTTGATGTTCCATTAATGGAGTATAATTTAGTTGATGATAAGTGATTAGTTGGCAATCGCATGGAATTGTTTACATGCCCCCCCTATCCTCTACTGTGTTTGATTTGATGAAACTCTGTAGCTATTCCTCCAGGAAGCTAGAAATATTTGATTGAGCATTTTTAATCTGCAGAATGTTTTCCTTCTTATGTTCTAAACTTGGACAATAGATTTAGACTACTTTTGTCTAAAATATTAAGCTAATTGGTGATATATTGTTGTATTCGCTGTTGTGCATCTTCAAATTGCTTTTTCCCGAGCTTAGTTTTAATTTTGATCTGTTTTACCTCTGTCAAAGTGCAGTAAGAACAGATTTGAGTTTGTTATCATACAAACTGCATTTGGGTTTGCATTAGAAGTGTTTGTGAAATTGCCTGGATACAAGGCACAAAAACTGAAGAGTTGTTGATGAAATGAGCAAAAAGTGAATCAGTAGGAGTATTTGCAGTTTTGTTTTTCACAAATGAAAGCAGCAGAAAACCAAAGCAGAAACATCAAATTTTGATATCCTTTAAaatttttcaaatattgacatcATGCTAAAAAGAGTGTTCAACAATGTGAAAAGTTCACATTGGAATGTGGTTCAAGGGATGAAACTTATTGTAAGTTTCAACTATTAAATGGAAGAAGTAGGACAAAAGAAAATTGGAGATAAGGATTTGAATCCTTTCTAATAATTATGAAGCAATTCCCTAACTTCTTCTAAAATTTATGGAATGGGGATTTTCAATATAGGCTGTGTTAAGCATGCTTCTTTGATAGAAATAAAAAGGAGAAGACTGGCCTTGGGAATTGCTTATTAGCTCAGAATGTTATTCCCCATGCTCTTGTAGGTCTTTAATGATGAATAGtacctaaaattttaatttctattGTCTTACATGCAAATTATGAAAATTTCTAGCTATATGTTGAATGCTTTCGGAATATATATAATACAACAAGGAAGACTAAGAATTACAATGGAGATGATGGTAATTTGGACGTTCTAGATAGTAAAATCGATTCAAGAATTTGTATCGTATTTGTCATACGGTAAACTTTTACCTGTGAAAATAATATTTCCGTTCCACTTTTTGACCATTGTATGCTTAAACTTCAGAAGACATCTATGGAATTATTTATCTTTGCAAACTAATTACTTCTGTCTAATTCTCACTACTTAACAGACATACAATCACTCTGTCTCTGTTGTTAGTTCATTCGTTAATTTGTGTTTGACCACTGCTGCACTATTGGTTAAAGCAGCTTATTAGATAGACAACTCTTTGAATTACATACCTTGTTATACGTTGATGTCTTCGTTTATGCTCAGTTGTTATTAATACTATGATATCGTATTTTACAATGTCAAATAGTTCTGCTTTCTCAGGTTGTTACTTAATTGTTGCTTCCTCATCATCTTCTGCTATTTGATGAAGAaaatttaattataatgttgCAGAAAAACATGCAGGTCACCTAGAGTATCGACACTTGTGAAAAAACACATTAATGGATAGTCGACGGTGCTTGTCGTCCGTGATTCAACACTACTTATTCCCGTTCATTTGTCTAGACAACACCTTCTTTGGTATGACTATGATAGGAAGGTATGCAAACTGCAACTTTTGAAAATTGTTTGTGTTAGAAGTCTTTCAATACTTTTGGGAACCTGAGGGAAAGCGGTTGAGCATACTGGTTGTATTGTACCATGTTTCGCTATACAGACACAAATTAGTTATTCATGATAGTTTTGCTTGTGTGTGGCATGTAATTGTTGAATCAGATATGTCTCAAGTGATTGGCTGGGAAGCAGTAGGTTACCACTATGAGTATAGCATCTCTAATATTTACACGGTTGTAAATGAATTGATCATTCATTTGGAATTCAGATTCAACTGGAAGCTTCCCGCGAAGTACTTTTATATTTGGTTATTGTTTTGTCACTTATCCTTCTTTTGCGTTGAAGAGAAAATCATAACAATGAGTTAGTGTTGCAGCATGAAAATGAAGGCGCATTTGAAATTAAGATTGGTAATGTCTTTAAAGTTTGTTCCACTTACAAATTTCTCATACTGGGAAAGGTGACTGAATTATTTTCTTGTGAATTTTgcattttattcttcttttctcaCTATTAAGATGCGTCATTAGCTACCATTCTTTCGAAGCTATCATTATTTAGTATTTGTAGATGCTGTTGTGAAGGCTTTcaacctcctctctctctctctctctctctctctctctctctccctatatatatatatatatatatatatccatctgATAGTTGACACCTAAAATTCCCTATTGCAGGTGTGGAATCTCGACTTGCAACGCTTACAGTAGATATGAGTGATCTCACCAAGTTGTCGAATGTCAGCAACCATTCAGACTTGCCATCCACCTTCCAGCCGCAGCAGATCGCTCAACTTGCAACTACTTTACCTGCCATATTCAATTCTCTCTATGCTCGCCGtgctattatatatatatatccatctgATAGTTGACACCTAAAATTCCCTATTGCAGGTGTGGAATCTCGACTTGCAACGCTTACAGTAGATATGAGTGATCTCACCAAGTTGTCGAATGTCAGCAACCATTCAGACTTGCCATCCACCTTCCAGCCGCAGCAGATCGCTCAACTTGCAACTACTTTACCTGCCATATTCAATTCTCTCTATGCTCGCCGTGCTATTATATATACTGCCAATGGACACTGCTCTGCTCGTGCCCTAGCCCGCTATTATGCTGCACTCGCTGAGGGTGGGAGAGTTCCTCCACCGCATTATTCTTCCATGCCAACCTTAGGAAGCCACCCACACATTCCAAAGTTCCCTTCTCAACAGACTGTTAAGAAGCAAAAATCTAGGAAGAAAACTGCTGCTTCAGATGCTGATGGTCCTGGACCGACTCAAAACAGCAGTTCGTCTGTTGATAATGGCTATGGAAATGATGGCAAAGGTAATGTTTATGTCCGGATTCCCGACGACAATAGCTGCAGTGGCGGTGATACGTCAAGTGATAACCGGAATATTAAACTCTTCCACAACCAAAGAGTTCATGATGCTTTCATGGGAGTTGGAGAATATGAAAACCTTACGGACCCTAATGGGGAGTTTGGGCTTGGGTTTAAAAGGAGTTACTCAACAAGTGGGGAACTTATTGGCTTCGGGCATTCAGGTATGGGCGGATCTACTGGTTTTTGTAACCTCAAGCATAAGTTTGCAATTGCAGTAACTCTCAATAAGTTGTCATTTGGATCTGTGACTGCGAAAATAATACACTTGATATGTTCTGAGCTTAACATTCCAGTGCCACAGGAAATTTCCAGACTTGTTGAGACTGGATCTAGTCTTTTTGTGTTCTGCTCTCTCTTCGAGAAAGTAGTCCTTGTGATAGTCTCCATAAACAATGTCATAGGTTCTAATATAGGGGAAGGAAGAACCCGAGGCAGCATTATCCCTGCGATGGATGCTGTAATAAGAGTGTTCAAACGCGTTAGTGgacttgaagctgatggcaacTTACCTGGAGCTGCTGGGGCTGCATTCTGCTCTATCAGACTACTTGTAGCATCAACACAAGCTGTGAACTTAATAGGAAAACAAGGGTCTTTAATCAAGCCTATCCAGCAAACAACTGGTGCCTCCATTCGAGTTCTTTCAAATGGTATTTTGTTGCAGTATTCATTCTATTACTGTTTGAGTTACTAGAATTACTGCTAAATAAGTGAAAGTTCATTTTATTTGTGTACTCAGATGAAATGCCAATCAATGCGACTTCGGATGAGAGAAATAACTAAGTTGTTGGTTCTCTTATAATGAAACATTGAAAAAGATATTTTAAGTTGCTAATAGATGTGGATTGGTTAATACCCTTATATTAGAAATAACATGCAGAATTAGGAGATTTTACAGGGGGgattaaaaaatcaaaatttctcCAACAGAAATTATTTTGCCTTTCATCAGATCAATGATGTATACGTACAACAAGAGGGAAGTATTACTAAATTGATATTTTAATACTGCTGGTTAATCTTTTTGAATGCTTCTTTAATTTGCCAGATGTAGTTCTTTTACTATATAACATCTGCAAAGTTTAGATTCTCTATCCTCTTTGCAGGAGCTTTTTCTCATTCCAGTTCAAATGTTGTAGATATACATAGAATAAGCCTACTTTCTATGATTGACACAGCAGGCACCGTTTTTTTGGCCAATGACGTTTACTTTATCCTACTGGTAATGCATCTGAAAGATATAGATAAAGTATCGGACATGTTAGTGAAATTGTTTTCTTCGTGAATTGTGATTTTCTATTCACTGTTAATCGACATGGTTTAGCCAAATCTTTTATTATCTAGCTGCATTTTTATGTTCAGTTTGATGGTATTCCCCCCTCCAGTGGATTAATGGGAAAAATTTGATAACGCCTCCCCCTCATAGAATAGTACATTTCTCATTAAATAGTTTTGATGTGTTAGTTTTTTGAAGACTTAGTTATGTTTCAAATTGGTATTCTTCTTATGCTTCTATTTTGTCTTCCACATTTTTCCGAGCATGTAAATAGCATTTTCATAACCTTTGGTGTCTCAAATTGGCTTCGGAACCTTATAATTTATATTTGCAGGTTAACACTGTCATGATAGGAAAATTGCAACTCTTTTCATCCTCAAAAAGTTTTCATCACAAGTATTTAGCTCATAAaagtgtgtttatttttatagGCAAAATAGCCAGTGTGTTCCATGGAGCACAAGTTGTGGATATTTTATGACATATTGACGACGCATTGTTGCGAGAACGGTCAAGTTGTAGATCGTGTTTGAATTGACAAAATTAAGGGAAATTTTGCTACATCCATATCAAACATCACCTAGGTGGACTTGAAGGTAATATTAGCTTGGATCAGACCATTTGTTGGAAATAATTTGACATGGTTCTAATAATTAGTTCTTCCTGGAGTGTTATGTGGAGATTGTTTTGCATTATCATCGTGCAATTAAGAAGTTTTACCTGTCATTTGAGATTATAGCACTGGAAGTGCTCACTATAGCAAGAAAATAGTTTTCTTCTGTAACTTTCTAGAAAAAGAGGCAAAACATGGGTAATATGTATTTCACTGTTAAGCTTCGTTTAAATGGTCTTTTCCTTTTCGTACATATATTCGACGAAGTCTATACTGGTGGAGTTATTTAGTTTCCAAAGTTCATTTCTTGGAAATCATTTGACATACTTTAGCTAATAATCAGTTCTTCCTAGAGTGTAATGTGGATATTTTTTTGCATTATCATCCATTTAATAAACTTTGGTGACATTAATTTTTGGTGCGATTGGTCATTGCTCATTGGCATCAAGAGATAAATATTACTATCATGAGACATTTCCTTTTCTGAAACTGTGATAATCAAGTAGTAAAAGTTTTCTTCTCAAAATGCAGGTGGGTAAGAACAACAAGGATATtaaatttgaaaaagaatcatTTGACATACTTTAGCTAATAATCAGTTCTTCCTGGAATGTAATGTGGATATTTTTTTGCATTATCATCCATTTAATAAACTTTGGTGACATTAAATTTTTGTGCGATTGGTTATTGCTCATTggcatcaagaaataaaacataCTATCATGAGACATTTCCTTTTCTAAAACTGTGATAATCAAGTAGTAAAagttttcttcccaaaatgcaggTGGGTAAGAACAACAAGGATATtaaatttgaaaaagaatcagAGGAGCCAAGATTGGGAAAAATTGTGAACTTAGGTTTGAACTTTGCAAAAGATACCAAGTCCAATTCTGGTGAGGTTGTTGAAACAATATGTCGAATATGTGCAAAGGACATTTACGTAATGACTACTTTTTGAAGTGTGACGATCTATTAAACAATTGCTTCTCAATGTAGGTGGTTGAGAACAACAAGGGTACAGATTTGTTGCAGAAGAGGAGCCAAAATTCGCAAAGGCTGTGGAAGACATCAAGTTGAGTTCTCCTAACCAATAGGGAGTCCAATACCAATGAGGTTGTCAAATCATGACATCTGAACATGGAGACACAAAATTGACACTATCCAAAGATGTTGAAAGTCTGTAGAAGACATCAAGTTAAATTCACCAAAGGATAGGGAGTCCAATGCTAATGAGGTTGTCAAATCAAAACATCTGAACATGGAGACAACAAAATTGACACTATCCAAAGATGTTGAGGAGCAAAAGTCTAAGATAAATTCACTGGATGCTCAACTAATTGAGGTTAGTCTTCTTGTACTATATTCTGGTACTCTACAATTTGAGTATTTGGTTGTGCACTAACACCGCATCCTTCAATATCTGTTGAACTGGTATTGACTTGTCATTAAGCAACTG contains:
- the LOC107818248 gene encoding uncharacterized protein LOC107818248 isoform X1, which encodes MSDLTKLSNVSNHSDLPSTFQPQQIAQLATTLPAIFNSLYARRAIIYTANGHCSARALARYYAALAEGGRVPPPHYSSMPTLGSHPHIPKFPSQQTVKKQKSRKKTAASDADGPGPTQNSSSSVDNGYGNDGKGNVYVRIPDDNSCSGGDTSSDNRNIKLFHNQRVHDAFMGVGEYENLTDPNGEFGLGFKRSYSTSGELIGFGHSGMGGSTGFCNLKHKFAIAVTLNKLSFGSVTAKIIHLICSELNIPVPQEISRLVETGSSLFVFCSLFEKVVLVIVSINNVIGSNIGEGRTRGSIIPAMDAVIRVFKRVSGLEADGNLPGAAGAAFCSIRLLVASTQAVNLIGKQGSLIKPIQQTTGASIRVLSNGAFSHSSSNVVDIHRISLLSMIDTAGTVFLANDVYFILLAK
- the LOC107818248 gene encoding uncharacterized protein LOC107818248 isoform X2 → MSDLTKLSNVSNHSDLPSTFQPQQIAQLATTLPAIFNSLYARRAIIYTANGHCSARALARYYAALAEGGRVPPPHYSSMPTLGSHPHIPKFPSQQTVKKQKSRKKTAASDADGPGPTQNSSSSVDNGYGNDGKGNVYVRIPDDNSCSGGDTSSDNRNIKLFHNQRVHDAFMGVGEYENLTDPNGEFGLGFKRSYSTSGELIGFGHSGMGGSTGFCNLKHKFAIAVTLNKLSFGSVTAKIIHLICSELNIPVPQEISRLVETGSSLFVFCSLFEKVVLVIVSINNVIGSNIGEGRTRGSIIPAMDAVIRVFKRVSGLEADGNLPGAAGAAFCSIRLLVASTQAVNLIGKQGSLIKPIQQTTGASIRVLSNGKIASVFHGAQVVDIL
- the LOC107818248 gene encoding uncharacterized protein LOC107818248 isoform X3, coding for MSDLTKLSNVSNHSDLPSTFQPQQIAQLATTLPAIFNSLYARRAIIYTANGHCSARALARYYAALAEGGRVPPPHYSSMPTLGSHPHIPKFPSQQTVKKQKSRKKTAASDADGPGPTQNSSSSVDNGYGNDGKGNVYVRIPDDNSCSGGDTSSDNRNIKLFHNQRVHDAFMGVGEYENLTDPNGEFGLGFKRSYSTSGELIGFGHSGMGGSTGFCNLKHKFAIAVTLNKLSFGSVTAKIIHLICSELNIPVPQEISRLVETGSSLFVFCSLFEKVVLVIVSINNVIGSNIGEGRTRGSIIPAMDAVIRVFKRVSGLEADGNLPGAAGAAFCSIRLLVASTQAVNLIGKQGSLIKPIQQTTGASIRVLSNDEMPINATSDERNN
- the LOC107818248 gene encoding uncharacterized protein LOC107818248 isoform X4, giving the protein MSDLTKLSNVSNHSDLPSTFQPQQIAQLATTLPAIFNSLYARRAIIYTANGHCSARALARYYAALAEGGRVPPPHYSSMPTLGSHPHIPKFPSQQTVKKQKSRKKTAASDADGPGPTQNSSSSVDNGYGNDGKGNVYVRIPDDNSCSGGDTSSDNRNIKLFHNQRVHDAFMGVGEYENLTDPNGEFGLGFKRSYSTSGELIGFGHSGSNIGEGRTRGSIIPAMDAVIRVFKRVSGLEADGNLPGAAGAAFCSIRLLVASTQAVNLIGKQGSLIKPIQQTTGASIRVLSNGAFSHSSSNVVDIHRISLLSMIDTAGTVFLANDVYFILLAK
- the LOC107818248 gene encoding uncharacterized protein LOC107818248 isoform X5 — encoded protein: MSDLTKLSNVSNHSDLPSTFQPQQIAQLATTLPAIFNSLYARRAIIYTANGHCSARALARYYAALAEGGRVPPPHYSSMPTLGSHPHIPKFPSQQTVKKQKSRKKTAASDADGPGPTQNSSSSVDNGYGNDGKGNVYVRIPDDNSCSGGDTSSDNRNIKLFHNQRVHDAFMGVGEYENLTDPNGEFGLGFKRSYSTSGELIGFGHSGSNIGEGRTRGSIIPAMDAVIRVFKRVSGLEADGNLPGAAGAAFCSIRLLVASTQAVNLIGKQGSLIKPIQQTTGASIRVLSNGKIASVFHGAQVVDIL